From Streptomyces sp. NBC_00690, a single genomic window includes:
- a CDS encoding metallopeptidase TldD-related protein, with translation MSRSSKPYEIVERALELSSTDGCMVIADEQSSANLRWAGNALTTNGVTRGRTLTVIATVDGAQGTASGVVSRSAVTADELEPLVRAAESAARKSDPAEDAQPLVGDAEPTVGFRDAPAETSSAVFARFAPALGEAFARARAGGRELYGFANHEMTSTYLGTSTGLRLRHDQPNGTLELNAKSPDRSRSAWAGVATRDFQDVDLADLDAELAQRLGWAERRIELPAGRYETLLPPTAVADLLIYQLWSAAARDAAEGRTVFSKPGGGTRVGETLSPLPLRLRSDPHEPGLESAPFVIAHSSGDDASVFDNGLPLSATDWVRGGRLEHLVTTRHSAGLTGLPVAPGAGNLILDGGNGRSLEEMVAATTGRALLLTCLWYIREVDPATLLLTGLTRDGVYLVEGGEVVGAVNNFRFNESPVDLLSRATEAGRTQKTLPREWGDWFTRAAMPALRVPDFNMSSVSRGV, from the coding sequence ATGAGCCGTAGCAGCAAGCCGTACGAGATCGTCGAACGGGCGCTGGAGCTGTCCTCGACCGACGGTTGCATGGTGATCGCCGACGAGCAGTCCTCCGCCAATCTGCGCTGGGCGGGGAATGCGCTGACGACCAATGGGGTCACGCGGGGTCGGACCCTCACGGTCATCGCGACGGTCGACGGAGCGCAGGGCACCGCCTCCGGTGTGGTGTCCCGGTCCGCGGTGACCGCCGATGAGCTGGAGCCGCTGGTACGGGCCGCGGAGTCCGCCGCCCGCAAGTCCGATCCCGCCGAGGACGCCCAGCCCCTGGTCGGGGACGCGGAGCCCACGGTCGGTTTCCGGGACGCGCCGGCGGAGACCTCTTCGGCCGTGTTCGCGCGGTTCGCTCCGGCTCTCGGGGAGGCGTTCGCCAGGGCCCGGGCAGGTGGGCGCGAGCTGTACGGCTTCGCCAACCATGAGATGACCTCGACCTATCTGGGGACGTCCACGGGGCTGCGGCTGCGGCACGACCAGCCGAACGGCACGCTGGAGCTGAATGCCAAGTCCCCCGACCGCTCCCGATCCGCCTGGGCGGGGGTGGCCACCCGTGACTTCCAGGATGTGGACCTCGCCGATCTCGATGCGGAACTGGCGCAGCGGCTCGGCTGGGCCGAACGTCGGATCGAACTGCCGGCCGGGCGGTACGAGACGCTGTTGCCGCCGACGGCGGTCGCCGACCTGTTGATCTACCAGCTGTGGTCGGCGGCGGCGCGGGATGCCGCCGAGGGCCGTACGGTCTTCTCCAAGCCGGGGGGCGGCACCCGGGTGGGCGAGACGCTGTCGCCGCTGCCGCTGAGGCTTCGCAGCGACCCGCACGAGCCCGGTCTGGAGTCGGCGCCGTTTGTGATCGCCCATTCCTCGGGCGATGACGCCTCCGTCTTCGACAACGGTCTGCCGCTGTCGGCGACGGATTGGGTGCGTGGCGGGCGGCTGGAGCATCTGGTGACCACGCGGCACAGCGCCGGGCTGACGGGGCTGCCGGTGGCACCGGGGGCCGGGAACCTCATTCTGGACGGGGGCAACGGGCGCTCGTTGGAGGAGATGGTGGCGGCGACGACCGGTCGCGCGCTCCTGTTGACCTGCCTCTGGTATATCCGTGAGGTCGATCCGGCGACCCTGCTGCTGACCGGGCTGACCAGGGACGGCGTCTATCTGGTGGAGGGCGGCGAGGTGGTCGGTGCGGTGAACAACTTCCGGTTCAACGAGTCACCGGTCGATCTGCTCTCCCGGGCGACCGAGGCCGGCCGTACGCAGAAGACGCTGCCGCGGGAGTGGGGCGACTGGTTCACCCGGGCGGCCATGCCGGCGTTGCGGGTACCCGACTTCAATATGAGCTCGGTCAGCCGGGGCGTATAA
- the moaA gene encoding GTP 3',8-cyclase MoaA, protein MLVDTYGRVATDLRVSLTDRCNLRCTYCMPEEGLQWLAKPDLLSDDEIVRLVDIAVSLLGVTEVRFTGGEPLLRPGLVGIVERCAALAPRPRLSLTTNGIGLKRTAVALGAAGLNRVNVSLDTLRPDVFKTLTRRDRHHDVIAGLEAAREAGLTPVKINTVLMPGLNDDEAPELLAWAIENAYELRFIEQMPLDAQHGWKRDGMITAGDILTSLRTRFTLTPEGDDRRGSAPAERWIVDGGPHQVGVIASVTRPFCHACDRTRLTADGQVRNCLFAREETDLRAALRSDAPDEDIAALWRQAMWGKKAGSGLDDPSFLQPDRPMSAIGG, encoded by the coding sequence GTGCTCGTCGATACCTATGGCCGGGTCGCCACCGACCTTCGTGTTTCGCTGACCGACCGCTGCAATCTGCGGTGCACCTACTGCATGCCGGAAGAGGGCCTCCAATGGCTGGCCAAACCGGATCTGCTCAGCGATGACGAGATCGTCCGGCTGGTCGATATCGCCGTCTCCCTGCTGGGAGTCACCGAAGTGCGCTTCACCGGCGGCGAGCCGCTGCTGCGGCCAGGACTGGTCGGCATCGTGGAGCGCTGTGCGGCTCTCGCGCCCCGCCCACGGCTCTCCCTCACCACCAACGGCATAGGTCTCAAGCGCACCGCGGTCGCCCTGGGCGCCGCCGGGCTGAACCGGGTCAACGTCTCCCTCGACACCCTGCGCCCGGACGTCTTCAAAACACTCACCCGACGCGACCGTCACCACGATGTGATCGCGGGACTGGAGGCCGCCCGAGAAGCCGGCCTCACCCCCGTGAAGATCAATACGGTTCTGATGCCCGGCCTCAACGACGACGAGGCCCCGGAACTGCTCGCATGGGCCATCGAGAACGCCTACGAACTGCGCTTCATCGAGCAGATGCCCCTCGACGCCCAACACGGCTGGAAGCGCGACGGCATGATCACCGCGGGTGACATCCTCACCTCGCTGCGCACCCGCTTCACGCTCACCCCCGAGGGGGACGACCGGCGCGGCTCCGCCCCCGCCGAGCGCTGGATCGTCGACGGCGGCCCCCACCAAGTCGGAGTGATCGCATCCGTCACCCGCCCGTTCTGCCACGCCTGCGACCGCACCCGGCTCACCGCCGACGGTCAGGTGCGCAACTGCCTGTTCGCCCGCGAGGAGACCGATCTACGGGCCGCCCTGCGGTCGGACGCACCTGATGAGGACATAGCCGCGTTGTGGCGACAGGCGATGTGGGGGAAGAAGGCGGGTTCGGGCCTCGACGACCCATCCTTCCTCCAGCCGGACCGGCCCATGTCGGCGATCGGCGGCTGA
- a CDS encoding VIT1/CCC1 transporter family protein, producing MLGTRLNWLRAAVLGANDGVVSTAGLVVGVAGATGDSGTLLTAGLAGLLAGSMSMAAGEYVSVSTQRDSERAALAVERRELREQPEAELDELTDLLAERGLSARVAREAAVQLTERDALRAHAQVELGINPDALANPWHAAVASFLAFTIGALLPLLAIVLPPASVRLWVTVLSVLAALAMTGWWSARLGAALVPRAVLRNVGGGALAMGVTYAAGSLLGAAGV from the coding sequence GTGCTGGGAACCCGGCTGAACTGGCTGCGGGCCGCCGTCCTCGGGGCCAACGACGGGGTGGTCTCCACCGCGGGGCTCGTGGTGGGCGTCGCCGGAGCAACCGGGGACAGTGGCACGCTCCTGACAGCCGGACTCGCCGGGCTGCTCGCCGGCTCGATGTCCATGGCAGCCGGCGAGTATGTGTCCGTCTCGACGCAGCGCGACTCCGAACGGGCCGCGCTCGCCGTCGAGCGCAGGGAGTTGCGGGAGCAGCCGGAAGCCGAACTCGACGAGCTCACCGATCTCCTGGCGGAACGGGGGCTCTCCGCGCGGGTCGCCCGGGAAGCCGCGGTCCAACTCACCGAGCGCGATGCCCTGCGCGCCCATGCGCAGGTGGAATTGGGCATCAACCCGGACGCCCTGGCCAATCCGTGGCACGCCGCGGTCGCCAGCTTCCTCGCCTTCACGATCGGTGCGCTGCTCCCGCTCCTGGCGATCGTGCTGCCGCCGGCTTCGGTGCGGCTGTGGGTCACGGTCCTGTCCGTGCTGGCCGCGCTGGCGATGACGGGCTGGTGGAGCGCGCGACTGGGCGCGGCGCTGGTGCCGCGCGCGGTGCTGCGCAACGTGGGTGGGGGAGCGCTGGCGATGGGCGTCACCTACGCGGCCGGCTCCCTGCTGGGGGCTGCCGGAGTCTGA
- a CDS encoding GlsB/YeaQ/YmgE family stress response membrane protein, producing MGWLWAIIVGFVLALIAKAILPGKQHLPLWLATICGIGGAVLGNWAAGGMGIQETPGFDWGRHALQLVFAVALVFLGDRAWIAMKGNKQRA from the coding sequence ATGGGCTGGTTGTGGGCGATCATCGTGGGATTCGTGCTGGCACTGATCGCCAAGGCGATCCTGCCCGGAAAGCAGCACCTTCCCTTGTGGCTGGCCACCATCTGCGGCATCGGCGGTGCGGTGCTCGGCAACTGGGCCGCAGGCGGGATGGGCATCCAGGAGACCCCCGGCTTCGACTGGGGACGCCATGCACTCCAACTCGTCTTCGCCGTCGCCCTGGTCTTCCTGGGAGACCGGGCGTGGATCGCGATGAAGGGCAACAAGCAGAGAGCCTGA
- the tyrS gene encoding tyrosine--tRNA ligase — translation MTDIVDELQWRGLIALSTDEDALRKAFADGPVTFYCGFDPTAPSLHLGNLVQILTMRRIQLAGNLPLGLVGGATGLIGDPKPNSERTLNDPETVAAWVGRLRAQIERFLDFEGPYAATMVNNLDWTSGLSAIDFLRDVGKYFRVNKMIAKEAVARRLNSDAGISYTEFSYQILQGMDYLELYRRHGCTLQTGGSDQWGNLTAGTDLIHRVEPDAGVHALATPLITKADGTKFGKTESGTIWLDPERTTPYAFYQFWLNADDRDVSKFLRIFSFASREEIEELERSTEERPQARAAQRALAQELTTLVHGAEQCAAVVHASKALFGQGELAELDEPTLRAALSELPHAKVAELAPVVDLFTEVGLATSKSAARRTVKEGGAYVNNVKVTAEDAVPDAGELLHGRWLVLRRGKKNLAAVELG, via the coding sequence GTGACGGACATCGTCGACGAACTGCAGTGGCGCGGGCTGATCGCCCTGTCCACTGACGAGGACGCATTGCGGAAGGCGTTCGCGGACGGTCCCGTCACGTTCTATTGCGGCTTCGACCCGACCGCTCCCAGTCTGCACCTGGGCAATCTGGTGCAGATCCTGACCATGCGGCGCATCCAGCTGGCGGGGAACCTTCCGCTGGGGCTGGTCGGCGGGGCCACCGGGCTGATCGGTGACCCCAAGCCCAACTCCGAGCGGACGTTGAACGACCCGGAGACGGTCGCCGCCTGGGTCGGGCGGCTGCGGGCGCAGATCGAGCGGTTCCTCGACTTCGAGGGCCCGTACGCGGCGACCATGGTCAACAACCTGGACTGGACGTCGGGTCTGTCGGCGATCGACTTCCTCCGTGACGTCGGGAAGTACTTCCGGGTCAACAAGATGATCGCGAAGGAGGCGGTCGCCCGTCGGCTGAACTCCGACGCGGGGATCAGCTACACCGAGTTCAGTTACCAGATCCTCCAGGGGATGGACTACCTGGAGCTGTACCGCCGACACGGCTGCACACTCCAGACCGGTGGCAGCGACCAGTGGGGCAACCTCACCGCCGGTACGGATCTGATCCATCGGGTCGAGCCGGACGCCGGGGTGCACGCCCTGGCGACACCGCTGATCACGAAGGCCGACGGCACCAAGTTCGGCAAGACGGAGTCCGGCACGATCTGGCTGGATCCGGAGCGGACCACTCCGTACGCCTTCTACCAGTTCTGGCTGAACGCGGACGACCGGGACGTCTCCAAGTTCCTGCGGATCTTCAGCTTCGCGTCGCGCGAGGAGATCGAGGAGCTGGAGCGGTCGACCGAGGAGCGACCTCAGGCGCGGGCCGCCCAGCGGGCGCTGGCCCAGGAGCTGACGACGCTGGTGCACGGCGCGGAGCAGTGCGCCGCCGTGGTGCACGCGTCGAAGGCGCTGTTCGGGCAGGGCGAGCTGGCCGAGTTGGACGAGCCGACGCTGCGGGCCGCGCTCTCGGAGCTGCCGCATGCCAAGGTCGCCGAGTTGGCGCCGGTCGTCGATCTGTTCACCGAGGTGGGACTGGCCACGAGCAAGTCGGCGGCCCGGCGCACGGTGAAGGAGGGCGGGGCCTACGTGAACAACGTCAAGGTCACGGCCGAGGACGCGGTACCGGATGCCGGAGAGTTGCTGCACGGCCGCTGGCTGGTGCTGCGGCGGGGCAAGAAGAACCTGGCCGCCGTCGAACTGGGCTGA
- a CDS encoding TldD/PmbA family protein, protein MAHSIDASFTALPLRALADAALARARALGAHHADFRFERVRSAAWRLRDAKPSGSSDTTDLGYAVRVVHGGAWGFASGVDMTMDAAARVAGQAVAMAKLSAQVIAAAGSDERVELAHEPVHADKTWISSYRINPFEVADEEKTALLAEWSARLLAASGVAHVDASLLTVQENKFYADTAGTVTTQQRVRLHPQVSAVAVDETTGEFDSMRTIAPPAGRGWEYLTGTGWDWEGELERIPELLAEKMRAPSVEAGRYDLVVDPSNLWLTIHESIGHATELDRALGYEAAYAGTSFATFDQLGKLEYGASMMNVTGDRTAEHGLATVGYDDEGVKAQSWDLIKGGTLVGYQTDRRIAKLTGLGRSNGCAYADSPGHVPVQRMANVSLQPVAGGLSTEDLIGGVERGIYVVGDRSWSIDMQRYNFQFTGQRFFRIENGRLAGQLRDVAYQATTTDFWGSMEQVGGPQTYVLGGAFNCGKAQPGQVAAVSHGCPTALFRGVDILNTNQEAGR, encoded by the coding sequence GTGGCCCATTCCATCGACGCGTCGTTCACGGCGCTGCCGCTGCGGGCGCTCGCCGACGCAGCGCTCGCCCGAGCACGCGCGCTGGGCGCCCACCACGCCGACTTCCGCTTCGAGCGGGTGCGCAGCGCCGCCTGGCGACTGCGGGACGCCAAGCCGTCGGGGTCGTCGGACACCACGGATCTCGGCTATGCGGTGCGGGTGGTCCACGGCGGGGCGTGGGGGTTCGCCTCCGGTGTCGACATGACGATGGATGCGGCTGCGCGTGTCGCGGGGCAGGCAGTGGCGATGGCCAAGCTGTCGGCCCAGGTGATCGCGGCGGCCGGTTCGGACGAGCGGGTCGAGTTGGCGCACGAGCCCGTCCACGCGGACAAGACCTGGATCTCCTCGTACCGGATCAATCCGTTCGAGGTCGCCGACGAGGAGAAGACGGCGCTCCTCGCGGAGTGGAGCGCGCGGCTGTTGGCGGCCAGTGGTGTCGCACATGTGGATGCCTCGCTGCTGACCGTGCAGGAGAACAAGTTCTATGCGGACACCGCGGGCACCGTCACAACCCAGCAGCGGGTGCGGCTGCATCCGCAGGTCAGCGCGGTCGCGGTGGACGAGACGACCGGCGAGTTCGACTCGATGCGGACGATCGCCCCGCCCGCGGGCCGGGGCTGGGAGTATCTGACCGGCACCGGCTGGGACTGGGAAGGCGAGCTGGAGCGGATCCCGGAGCTGCTGGCCGAGAAGATGCGGGCCCCGAGCGTCGAGGCGGGCCGCTACGACCTGGTGGTCGACCCGTCGAACCTGTGGCTCACCATCCATGAGTCGATCGGCCACGCCACCGAGTTGGACCGGGCGCTCGGCTACGAGGCGGCCTATGCGGGCACCTCGTTCGCCACGTTCGACCAGCTGGGCAAGTTGGAGTACGGCGCGTCGATGATGAATGTGACCGGTGACCGGACCGCGGAGCACGGGCTCGCCACCGTCGGATACGACGACGAGGGCGTCAAGGCCCAGTCCTGGGACCTGATCAAGGGCGGAACACTGGTCGGCTATCAGACGGACCGTCGGATCGCGAAGTTGACGGGCCTCGGACGGTCCAACGGCTGCGCCTACGCCGACTCCCCCGGCCATGTGCCCGTGCAGCGGATGGCGAACGTCTCGCTCCAGCCGGTGGCGGGCGGCCTGTCCACCGAGGACCTCATCGGTGGGGTCGAGCGCGGGATCTATGTGGTCGGCGACCGTTCGTGGTCGATCGACATGCAGCGCTACAACTTCCAGTTCACCGGGCAGCGGTTCTTCCGGATCGAGAACGGGCGGCTCGCCGGGCAGTTGCGGGACGTCGCGTACCAGGCGACGACGACGGACTTCTGGGGGTCCATGGAGCAGGTGGGCGGCCCGCAGACCTATGTGCTGGGCGGGGCGTTCAACTGCGGGAAGGCGCAGCCCGGACAGGTGGCGGCGGTCTCCCACGGCTGCCCCACCGCGCTGTTTCGCGGTGTGGACATCCTCAACACTAACCAGGAGGCGGGTCGATGA
- a CDS encoding S8 family peptidase, with protein MAHLRSKRRRAIALPAGLALTASLGFLPAGAASAATPAEVPAAVVADGPKLSYVVNVTSGSHTAASVKKAIARAGGTVVIAYDQIGVIVVHSQNPDFGPEIRKVKGVVSAGSTRTAPLTTATDTSIDSARPLTAQEAKSAAATAQDDQDPLEPLQWSLPAIKADQAHKKSQGSKRVTVAVIDTGVDDTHPDLAPNFDQAASANCVTGKPDTTAGSWRPAAGESDHGTHVAGTIAAAKNGVGVTGVAPGVKVSGIKVSTPDGFFYTEAVVCGFIWAAERGVEVTNNSYYVDPWLFNCKNDPDQKALVEAVTRATRYAERKGAVNVAAAGNSRTDLASDQVNDGSSPNDSTPVDRVVDPSVCLDIPTQLPGVVTTSSLGAKGLKSSFSNYGDGVVDVSAPGGDSTALQKPDAPATDGRILSTLPNNKYGYKAGTSMASPHVAGVVALIKSKHPQASPAAVKALLYAQADNRACTNPYDLNGDGVVDAVCEGGKGKNGFYGEGVADALDAVRR; from the coding sequence ATGGCTCATCTGCGGTCCAAGCGGCGTCGGGCGATTGCGCTGCCTGCGGGTCTGGCGCTCACGGCCTCGCTCGGCTTCCTGCCCGCGGGAGCTGCATCGGCTGCCACCCCGGCCGAAGTACCCGCCGCAGTAGTGGCGGACGGCCCGAAGTTGTCGTACGTGGTGAACGTCACGAGCGGATCCCACACGGCTGCCTCGGTGAAGAAGGCGATAGCGAGAGCGGGCGGAACGGTGGTGATCGCCTATGACCAGATAGGTGTCATCGTCGTCCACTCACAGAACCCGGACTTCGGCCCGGAGATCCGGAAGGTCAAGGGCGTGGTGTCGGCCGGCTCCACCAGGACCGCGCCGCTCACGACCGCGACGGACACCTCGATCGACTCGGCGCGGCCCCTGACCGCCCAGGAGGCGAAGTCCGCCGCGGCCACCGCACAGGACGACCAGGATCCGCTCGAACCCCTCCAGTGGAGCCTGCCGGCCATCAAGGCCGACCAGGCGCACAAGAAGTCGCAGGGCAGTAAGAGGGTCACGGTCGCCGTGATCGACACCGGTGTGGACGACACCCACCCCGACCTCGCGCCCAACTTCGACCAGGCCGCATCCGCGAACTGCGTCACCGGCAAGCCGGACACCACCGCCGGCTCCTGGCGGCCCGCCGCCGGCGAGAGCGACCACGGCACGCACGTCGCCGGCACCATAGCCGCGGCCAAGAACGGCGTCGGCGTCACCGGTGTCGCGCCGGGCGTCAAGGTCTCCGGCATCAAGGTGTCGACGCCCGACGGCTTCTTCTACACCGAGGCCGTCGTCTGCGGCTTCATCTGGGCGGCCGAGCGCGGCGTCGAGGTGACCAACAACAGCTACTACGTGGACCCGTGGCTGTTCAACTGCAAGAACGACCCGGACCAGAAGGCCCTCGTCGAGGCCGTCACCCGGGCCACCCGGTACGCCGAGCGCAAGGGCGCCGTGAATGTGGCGGCGGCGGGCAACAGCCGTACAGACCTGGCGTCCGACCAGGTGAACGACGGCAGCAGCCCCAATGACAGCACCCCGGTCGACCGCGTGGTCGACCCGAGCGTGTGCCTCGACATCCCGACGCAGCTGCCGGGCGTCGTCACCACGTCCTCGCTGGGTGCGAAGGGGCTGAAGTCGTCGTTCTCGAACTACGGCGACGGCGTGGTCGACGTCTCCGCCCCCGGCGGTGACAGCACGGCCCTCCAGAAGCCGGACGCACCGGCGACCGACGGCCGCATCCTGTCCACGCTGCCGAACAACAAGTACGGCTACAAGGCCGGTACGTCGATGGCCTCGCCGCACGTCGCGGGCGTGGTGGCGCTCATCAAGTCGAAGCACCCGCAGGCGTCCCCGGCCGCGGTGAAGGCCCTGCTGTACGCGCAGGCCGACAACCGGGCCTGCACCAACCCGTACGACCTCAACGGCGACGGTGTCGTCGACGCGGTGTGCGAGGGCGGCAAGGGCAAGAACGGCTTCTACGGTGAGGGTGTCGCCGACGCCCTCGACGCCGTACGCCGGTAA
- a CDS encoding lysoplasmalogenase, translating to MSARYEAGSTPDALGGARRYGPLVPAGTAGRVLLVAFAAALVGDLVSLLADAELGHRIAKPLLMPLLAALVIVHRGPRLLVAALICGWGGDVFLLGDSDLAFLAGMGSFALGHLCYLTLFGRARTPRGSVLVYGVALVGAVAALWPGLPAELRVPVAGYSLLLTAMAWRSTALGFAAGVGGALFLISDLIIATGVADWPQPPASDFWIMLLYAVGQLLLTLGVLSRQPRR from the coding sequence ATGAGCGCGCGGTACGAGGCCGGTTCGACACCGGACGCCCTGGGGGGCGCGCGACGGTACGGACCGCTCGTTCCTGCGGGCACGGCAGGTCGGGTCCTGCTGGTCGCCTTCGCAGCGGCGCTGGTCGGTGACCTCGTCTCCCTGCTCGCCGACGCCGAACTCGGCCACCGCATCGCCAAACCGTTGCTGATGCCCCTGCTCGCCGCCCTGGTGATCGTCCACCGAGGCCCCCGGCTGCTGGTCGCTGCACTCATCTGCGGCTGGGGAGGTGATGTGTTCCTGCTCGGCGACTCCGACCTGGCGTTCCTCGCGGGCATGGGGTCCTTCGCACTGGGCCATCTGTGCTACCTGACGCTGTTCGGCCGGGCCCGGACCCCCCGGGGCTCCGTCCTCGTCTACGGGGTGGCACTGGTCGGCGCGGTCGCAGCGCTGTGGCCCGGCCTGCCCGCCGAACTGCGCGTGCCCGTCGCCGGCTACTCGCTCCTGCTCACCGCCATGGCCTGGCGATCGACCGCGCTGGGTTTCGCGGCCGGCGTCGGCGGGGCGCTGTTCCTGATCTCGGACCTGATCATCGCCACCGGGGTCGCCGACTGGCCCCAACCGCCGGCGTCCGACTTCTGGATCATGCTCCTGTACGCGGTGGGGCAACTGCTGCTGACCCTCGGGGTGCTCTCCCGGCAGCCGCGCCGCTGA
- a CDS encoding DUF485 domain-containing protein, which yields MASDAAPPPQGETGTTPAQPTTEQFIAVQESAEFGELRHTYRSFAFPLTVAFIIWYLLYVLLSNYAGGFMGTKVYGNINVALVFGLAQFATTFLIAWLYSRHAAAKLDPKAEAIKSRMESRTEAGG from the coding sequence GTGGCATCCGACGCAGCGCCGCCGCCCCAGGGCGAGACCGGCACCACCCCCGCCCAGCCCACCACCGAGCAGTTCATCGCGGTGCAGGAGAGCGCGGAGTTCGGCGAACTGCGCCACACCTACCGCTCGTTCGCCTTTCCCCTGACCGTCGCGTTCATCATCTGGTACCTGCTGTACGTCCTGCTGTCGAACTACGCGGGCGGCTTCATGGGCACCAAGGTCTACGGCAATATCAACGTGGCCCTGGTCTTCGGCCTCGCCCAGTTCGCCACCACCTTCCTCATCGCCTGGCTGTACTCCCGGCACGCCGCGGCGAAGCTTGACCCCAAGGCCGAGGCGATCAAGTCCCGCATGGAATCCCGTACGGAGGCAGGCGGATGA
- a CDS encoding DUF3099 domain-containing protein, whose product MRKQAHAEVFRITGARQGLADDVRARQRRYVISMSVRTVSVVLGAVLWNVERHVAIVALALGILLPYIAVVIANAGRENAPSLPSAYLSTPIRPMIAPMEGASDPESPSEPAASGTDAHRPRDA is encoded by the coding sequence ATGCGGAAGCAGGCACACGCGGAGGTCTTCCGGATCACGGGAGCGCGACAGGGGCTCGCCGACGATGTACGGGCCCGTCAGCGTCGCTATGTGATCTCGATGTCCGTACGAACGGTTTCGGTGGTTCTGGGTGCCGTGCTGTGGAACGTGGAGCGCCATGTGGCGATCGTGGCCCTGGCTCTCGGCATCCTGCTCCCGTACATCGCCGTGGTGATCGCCAACGCCGGCCGGGAGAACGCGCCTTCGCTGCCGTCTGCCTACCTCTCCACACCGATCCGTCCCATGATCGCGCCCATGGAGGGGGCATCCGACCCGGAATCCCCATCGGAACCGGCTGCCTCCGGGACCGATGCACATCGTCCGCGGGACGCTTGA
- a CDS encoding solute symporter family protein codes for MSDTLHLAATALAAENATTEHRPLIITLFAAFVVATLFITVWAGRQTRSAADFYAGGRQFTGFQNGLAISGDYMSAASFLGIAGAIALFGYDGFLYSIGFLVAWLVALLLVAEPLRNSGRFTMGDVLAYRMRQRPVRTAAGTSTIVVSIFYLLAQMAGAGVLVSLLLGITNDGGKVLIVALVGLLMILYVTIGGMKGTTWVQMVKAVLLIAGTLLITFLVLLKFNFNISELLGTAAEKSGHGAAFLEPGLKYGATSTSKLDFISLGIALVLGTAGLPHILIRFYTVPTSQAARKSVNWAIGIIGGFYLMTIALGFGAAAIVGQTEISESNKAGNTAAPLLALHIGGTDSAGGAILLAVISAVAFATILAVVAGLTLASSSSFAHDIYANVIRRGQATEKEEVRAARWATVAIGVVSIGLGALARDLNVAGLVALAFAVAASANLPTILYSLFWKRFTTQGALWSIYGGLISSVVLVLFSPVVSGKPTSMFKDLDFYWFPLENPGIVSIPLGFLLGFLGSLLSKEEPDRGKYAELEVKSLTGTGAH; via the coding sequence ATGAGCGACACCCTGCACTTGGCCGCCACCGCACTGGCGGCCGAGAACGCCACCACCGAACACCGGCCCCTGATCATCACCCTGTTCGCCGCGTTCGTCGTGGCCACCCTGTTCATCACGGTGTGGGCCGGCCGCCAAACCCGCAGCGCCGCCGACTTCTACGCGGGCGGACGCCAATTCACCGGCTTCCAGAACGGCTTGGCGATCTCGGGCGACTACATGTCCGCCGCCTCGTTCCTCGGCATCGCCGGCGCCATCGCGCTCTTCGGCTACGACGGCTTCCTCTACTCCATCGGCTTCCTCGTCGCCTGGCTGGTCGCCCTGCTCCTGGTCGCCGAACCCCTGCGCAACTCGGGCCGCTTCACCATGGGCGACGTCCTCGCGTACCGGATGCGCCAACGCCCGGTGCGTACCGCTGCCGGCACCTCGACCATCGTCGTCTCGATCTTCTACCTGCTCGCGCAGATGGCCGGCGCGGGCGTGCTGGTCTCGCTCCTCCTCGGCATCACCAACGACGGCGGCAAGGTCCTCATCGTCGCCCTGGTCGGCCTGTTGATGATCCTCTACGTCACCATCGGCGGGATGAAGGGCACCACCTGGGTGCAGATGGTCAAGGCCGTCCTACTGATCGCGGGCACCCTGCTCATCACCTTCCTAGTGCTGCTCAAGTTCAACTTCAACATCTCCGAACTCCTCGGCACCGCCGCCGAGAAGAGCGGTCACGGAGCGGCCTTCCTGGAGCCCGGACTCAAGTACGGGGCGACCAGCACCTCCAAGTTGGACTTCATCTCCCTGGGCATCGCGCTCGTCCTCGGCACCGCAGGACTGCCGCACATCCTCATCCGCTTCTACACGGTCCCCACCTCCCAAGCCGCCCGGAAGTCGGTCAACTGGGCGATCGGGATCATCGGCGGGTTCTATCTGATGACGATCGCCCTCGGATTCGGTGCCGCGGCCATCGTCGGGCAAACGGAGATCTCCGAGTCCAACAAGGCCGGCAACACCGCGGCACCCCTGCTCGCCCTCCACATCGGCGGTACGGACTCCGCCGGCGGGGCGATCCTGCTCGCGGTCATCTCGGCGGTCGCGTTCGCCACGATCCTCGCGGTCGTCGCCGGGCTCACCCTCGCCTCGTCCTCGTCCTTCGCGCACGACATCTACGCCAATGTGATCCGCAGGGGCCAGGCGACCGAGAAGGAAGAGGTCCGCGCTGCCCGCTGGGCGACGGTTGCCATCGGAGTCGTCTCCATCGGGCTCGGAGCGCTCGCCCGCGACCTCAATGTGGCGGGACTGGTCGCCCTCGCCTTCGCGGTCGCCGCATCGGCGAACCTGCCGACCATCCTCTACAGCCTGTTCTGGAAGAGGTTCACCACCCAGGGCGCCCTGTGGTCCATCTACGGCGGACTGATCAGCTCCGTGGTGCTGGTCCTCTTCTCGCCGGTCGTCTCCGGCAAGCCCACCTCCATGTTCAAGGACCTGGACTTCTACTGGTTCCCCCTGGAGAACCCCGGCATCGTCTCCATTCCGCTCGGCTTCCTCCTCGGCTTCCTCGGCTCGCTGCTGAGCAAGGAGGAGCCGGACCGGGGCAAGTACGCGGAACTGGAGGTCAAGTCCCTCACCGGTACCGGCGCCCACTGA